ATCAATTAACTGCTATTTTAGAGATTTTTGAATCTCAGGACCCTAATACTAATTTGGTATTATTGGAACAAAGAAAGTTTGAACTAGAATCGTTTCGCGATGAATTAGATTTTCCACTAAAAGCTGATACTGAACAACATATTCAGCGTTATATCGAAGAAGAAATTCATCCGCTTTTAAAGAATACGAAAGAAACTGAAAAAAGCGAAAAACTGGAACGTGAATATTTCGAAAGTCTGGACGAAAAAACCGGTTTGTTTTATAAGGAAAGAAAGAAGTTTGATAATGCAATGTCTATTATCAATAAAAAACTAGCTTCTGTTCTGGACAAAAAACAAATTGAAGCACAACAGATTTATCCACATTATTACGAGCGTTTCAAAACTGATGGCGTTGAGCATAATCTATATATTGGAGCGTCTATTGCGCCAACAAAACCTTTTGACATTATGTATTTGCACAATTTACGTTTGTGGCAATTACAGACTTTATGCGAAATGGAACTGGAACATCATCAGCTAAAAGAATCTCTTCCGTATGAATTGGATGTGACTTCATTGATTTTAGTTTTTAGTGCGCCGCTTTCTATTCGTTTTAGAATGGATGAAAAACGTTTTGACGTAGACGGAACTTACAATGCGAGATATGAAGTAGTGAAAAAACGTATCGATAAATCGAACATTAAAGGCACGAAAGATCGTATTACTGAGAAAGAAAAAATCACGATTGTGTATTCTCAAAATAGTGAGGAAGCAGAATATTTAAAATATATCAAATACTTGCAACACAAGAAAATACTGGAACCAGCGATCGAGCAATTTGAGGTCGAAGATCTTCAGGGAGTTTCTGGTTTGAGAGCGATTCGTGTAAAAGTTATCAATAACACGGCTAATCCGGCCGCGAAGAAAATTACCTATCAGGATTTACTAGATGAGCTCAACTAATTAGTTGAATAAAAGTAGGCAGCATATTTTTGTCATTTCGACGAAGGAGAAATCTTCGCGAGTAACTCGACAATTCTAGGAAAAACACTTTGTGTTAGTTTCTAGCGAAGATTCCTCGTTCCTCGGAATGACAAGATTGTATATAAAAAGAAAGCTTTGTCAAAGTTTAAAACTTTGACAAAGCTTTTTAATTTATACCTAAATCCGTTTTATCTGCATTTTCGCGATAGCGAATCCGTAAAATCAGCGTCTAAAATATAGTCTTATATCGACTTGAAAGCGATTACAAAAGCGATTACGGTAATAATTAATCCCATCATAAAAAGGTTATACGCAATTCGCAATAAAGTATACTTGCGCTGCAAAACCAATCCCAGATAATACAAATCTTTGATCATTGTCGAGTACAAATAATCGCGATCTTTCATCATTTCGTTCATTGCCCAATCGTATTCTGCCAATGGCATTTTATAGAAATTCCCGAAAAACAATAAATTTATCTTTTTAGCTTCGATATCTTCTCTTGTAAAAACTCCGGTTGTTACTTTTGGTCTTGTAGAAAGTATTGCAAATATTATTGTTGTAACACTAGAAATCAACATTATAAAAGTAGGAATCACCAAATGCGCATTCTTCAGACTGTCTAATTTTGGGATAATAGATGAAAGTGCAATCGAAATAATAATCGCATTTACAGACAATAAAATATTGGCTTTACTATCGGCAATTCCGCTTAAGCGAGTATGATTTCCTAAAGTAACACGAAATAAAGTGTCAACACCACGATCCGGTTTTTCTATTTTATCTTTCTTTTTATTTTCAGCTTCTATTTTATCAGCTTCTTTCTTTTCTTGCTTTTCAATTTTCTTTTGAACCATAAGAAGGTTTTTCTCTTTTAACGGTTGCCATTTTTTTTGCGCATAATCCGTATAAAATCGATGTTTGTTCATCAGGAAATTCAAATTTTCTTTTGCCCATTCTGCATTAGTAAAATTTAAATTCCAGGTGTTTTTCAATTCGATTCGTAATAATTCGCAAGTTGTTGCATATTCGGTTCCCATTAAATGAGCGAAATCAGCATCTTTTATTATTTTTTCTAAATGAGTTTTGGGGATATATTCCTTGACCGTTGCCAGAATTAAACTGGAAACAGTTGCTATAAATTCTTCAGATTGTTCTTTTTCTTTCAAAAAAGCCGAAGCAATTTTAACACTTTCCTGTTCATGATTTTCGTAACCTTCTATGTAACCCGTGTCGTGAAACCAAGCGGCAATTAAAAGAAGTTCTTTGTCCTCTCCTTTAACTTCTTCTTTTTTACACAGTTCTTTTACGGCATTTACTACTGTTAAAGTATGGTTAAAATTATGATAAGAATATAGATTAGAAAGTTTATCTTTGAGTAAATTACTGACGAAGTCTTCGGATTGTTCTATTAGATTCATAAAAAATATTTTTACACCACTAAATTATGAAATTGTTTTTGGATAATCATTTTATTACTAAGATTAAAACTTGTTCTATAGCAATAGTTGTATTGTTGCTTGTTTATTCCTGCGCGACGCATAAAGCGCAATATGGAAAAAATGTTAGTGCAAACCAAACGGAAAACGCAACTGATACTATAAAAATTGCCCACACTTTTTATTTAGTTGGTGATGCCGGAAATGCTGACGAAGAACAAGCGCAGCAAACACTGGAATTATTACATCAGAAGCTAAAAAAATCAAGTAAAAAAGCTACTTTATTATTTTTGGGAGATAATATTTATCCTAAAGGTTTTCCTGCAAATGACAATGCTTCGGATAAAGCTTTAGCAGAAACGAAGCTTAAAAATCAATTAAAATTGACGGAAGGTTTTAAAGGAAAAACAATCTTTATTCCCGGAAATCACGATTGGTACAACGGCATAAAAGGTCTGGAACGTCAGGCTGATTTTGTGACTAAATATCTTAATGACAAAAAAGCCTTTTTACCTCGTAAAAGCTGTCCAATTGAAGATGTAAAAATTGACAGCACAGCAACTTTGGTTACCATTGATAGCGAATGGTTTCTGGAAGATTGGGACAATCACCCCACTATAAACGATAATTGCGACATTAAAACCAGAGAAGACTTTTTTACGGAACTGGAAAGTATTTTAAATAAAAATCAGGAAAAAACGGTTGTTATTGCCATTCATCACCCTTTGATGAGTAATGGATCTCATGGTGGACAATATTCATTAGAGAAACAATTGTTCCCTTTAGAGCAAAAAATTCCGTTACCGGTAATTGGTTCTTTTATTAATTTATTGCGAAAAACTTCCGGTGCAAGTCCGCAGGATATTCAAAATAAACAATATACAATTTATGCCAAGAGAGTTAAAACGCTTTTACAGGCTCAGAAAAATGTAATTGTAGTTTCCGGACACGATCATAACTTGCAATACGTTAACAAAGAAAACATTAAACAAATTATTAGTGGCGCAGGATCAAAATCTGAAGCCGCAAGAGCAATAAATCCAACCGAATTCTCTTATGGAGGAAATGGATATGCAACACTTACTTTATTCAAAAGTGGTGACGCAAAAGTGACTTTCTTTGGAAATGAAAACAATAAAGAAAAAGAGCTTTTTGAGCATGAAATTATAAAAGCCAAAGAATTTAACTGGAAGCCAAATCCTTCTAATGATTTCCCACCAAAGATTACAACTTCTATCTATTCTGAGAAAATGACTCAAAAGAGTTTAGTTCATAAATTTTTATTCGGAAATCATTATCGAAAATATTACAGCTTGCCAATCGAAGCCAAAACCGCAACTCTTGACACTTTAATGGGCGGTTTAAAACCAATTCGCGAAGGCGGAGGACATCAATCTGTTTCATTACGAATGTCCGATCCTAAAGGAAGAGAATATGTAATGAGAGCGTTGAAAAAAAGTGCAACCGTGTTTTTGCAATCTGTAGCGTTTAAAGATCAATACGTTGTAAATGATTTTGAAGATACTTATGCCGAAAATTTCCTTCTTGACTTTTATACCACTTCTCATCCTTATACTCCTTTTGCAATTGGAAGCATGGCAGATAAATTAGGGATTTTGCACACAAATCCGATCTTATATTATATTCCGAAACAAAATGCTTTGGGAGAATTTAACTCGAATTTTGGAGATGGATTATATATGGTTGAAGAAAGACCGGCCGATAATCATTTGGATGCTAAAAACTTCGGAAATCCAACTAATATTATTAGTACGGAAGATATGCTGAAAAATCTTCATAAGGACGAAAAATATAGTGTTGATGAAAAAGAATATATAAAAGCGCGTTTGTTTGATATGCTTATTGGCGATTGGGACAGACATAGTGATCAGTGGCGTTGGGCAGAACATAAAATTGGAGATAAAGTTATTTACAAACCAATTCCGCGTGATCGCGATCAGGCTTTTGCCAAATATGACGGAACTTTACTTTCTCTTTTAATGAACATTCCGGCGTTGCGTCATATGCGAACTTTTAAAAGTAAAATCGACAACGTAAAATGGATTAACAGAGAACCTTATCCTATGGATTTGGCGTTCTTAAAAACTGCAGAAGAAAAAGACTGGGTTGCTCAGGCAAAATTTATTCAGGAGAATTTAACTGACAAAGATATTGACGAGGCTTTTAAAAGTCTGCCAAAAGAAGTTCAGGATGAAACTATTGAAGATATAAAGCAAAAACTGAGAAGTAGAAAAAAAGATCTTCAAAAATATGCTTCTACTTATTTTGATGTTTTAAGTCATACGGTAATGATTGCCGGAACGGATAAAAAAGACAAGTTTGTTATCAATCACAATGCAAAGAAAAGTATTGAAATTCAAGTTTTCAGGATTAAAAAAGAAGGTGACGAATTGATCTATACAAAAACCGTTACTGATGCAAAAACTTCAAATTTATGGATTTATGGTTTAGATGATTCTGATGTTTTCCAAGTAATTGGAGATAAAAAATCAAGCATAAAAATTCGTTTAATTGGTGGTCAAAACAATGATACTTATAATATCGAAAACGGAAAAAGAGTAATAGTTTATGATTTCAAATCAAAAAATAATACTTACAATCTTGATTCTAAAACAAGAACTCAGCTAACGGATGATTATGATGTGAACTTGTATAATTATGAAAAACCTAAATATAATGTAGTTTCAGGACTTCCGAATATTGGATATAATCCTGATGATGGCGTAAAAGTAGGTTTCAACTTAAATTATACGGTTAATAATTTCAAACAGAATCCTTATACACAAAGACATGTTTTAAATGGTTTCTATTATTTTGCAACTGGAGGTTTGGAATTTAATTACGTTGCACATTTTCCGGGATTATTAGGTAAATGGGTTATTGATGTTGAATCACAATATACGACGCCAAATTTTGCAATGAATTATTTTGGTTACGGTAACGAAACTAAAAATAACGACGATACTTTTGGAATGGATTATAATCGTGTTCGTATTCAAAAGTTTAATGTTTCGGGTGCTGTTAGACATGTTGGGCGTTATGGAAGTGAATTTAGTGTTCAGCCAATGTTACAACAAATGCGAGTTGAAGAAACGGATAACCGATTGATAGACACTCCCGGCATTATAAACCCAATAGTTTTTGACAGTCAGGTTTATGGCGGAATGAAAGTAAAATATGCTTTTAAGAATGCCGATTTTGCTGCAAAACCAACACTTGGTGTCGCTTTTATGATTTCGGCAACATGGATGGCTAATTTAGATAACACTAAGCAAAACTTCCCAACACTGGAAAGTCTTTTAGGTTTTACACATAAAATTGATCATAACGGAAAATTAGTTTTAGCAACTCTTTTAAAAGGAAAAGCTCTTCTAAATAACAATTACGAATTCTATCAAGGTGCGACTTTAGGTGGTGACAAAGATCTACGTGGTTATAGGAATGAGCGCTTTTTAGGAAGTTCTTATTTCTCTCAAAGTTCTGATTTACGTTTTACTATTGGTAAAATTCAGCGCACTGTAGCTCCGTTAACTTACGGGATTTTAGGTGGGTTTGATTACGGAAGAATTTGGCTTGATGGCGAAAGTTCCAGAAAATGGCATCAGGATTATGGTGGCGGACTTTGGCTGAATGCGATCAACGTTTTAACAGCAAGAATCTCTTATTTTAAATCTCCTGATGAAGTAGGAAGAGTTATTTTTGGAGCAGCGTATAGTTTTTAAGGAAAAGGTTCTGAGGTACTAAGTTGCTAAGGTTCTAAGTTTTTTTTAGGTTCAAAGCTGCAAAGGATCAGAGGTACAAAGTTTTTTTGCCACGAATTTCACAAATTTACACGAATTATTAATTGGTGAAATTTGTAAAATTCGTGGCAAACTTTTTTGAAGTCTTAGCAACTTAGCACCTCAGAACCTTAGTTACTTTAATTTAAACTCGTAAACCTTACCTCCTATTTTGTTTGTTTTTTCATCGGCGATAAGTAATGTGTTGTTGTCTTTGAAAACTATTGCTTCTTTTTGCGAAAAGTGATCTAATTTTATTTCGGTTTGAGATCCTTTATGAAACAAATCTCCTTTGAAACCTTTGAATAAAACAATTTTATCGTGACTTAACAAGACTACTTTTTTTCCGTCTGGACTAATTGTTGCACTTGTCAGGACACAATGATTGTAATTATTACAGGTTTTAAATTCTCCTATTTTGGTCGCTTTTTGTGTTCC
This genomic window from Flavobacterium sp. 9 contains:
- a CDS encoding metallophosphoesterase; the encoded protein is MKLFLDNHFITKIKTCSIAIVVLLLVYSCATHKAQYGKNVSANQTENATDTIKIAHTFYLVGDAGNADEEQAQQTLELLHQKLKKSSKKATLLFLGDNIYPKGFPANDNASDKALAETKLKNQLKLTEGFKGKTIFIPGNHDWYNGIKGLERQADFVTKYLNDKKAFLPRKSCPIEDVKIDSTATLVTIDSEWFLEDWDNHPTINDNCDIKTREDFFTELESILNKNQEKTVVIAIHHPLMSNGSHGGQYSLEKQLFPLEQKIPLPVIGSFINLLRKTSGASPQDIQNKQYTIYAKRVKTLLQAQKNVIVVSGHDHNLQYVNKENIKQIISGAGSKSEAARAINPTEFSYGGNGYATLTLFKSGDAKVTFFGNENNKEKELFEHEIIKAKEFNWKPNPSNDFPPKITTSIYSEKMTQKSLVHKFLFGNHYRKYYSLPIEAKTATLDTLMGGLKPIREGGGHQSVSLRMSDPKGREYVMRALKKSATVFLQSVAFKDQYVVNDFEDTYAENFLLDFYTTSHPYTPFAIGSMADKLGILHTNPILYYIPKQNALGEFNSNFGDGLYMVEERPADNHLDAKNFGNPTNIISTEDMLKNLHKDEKYSVDEKEYIKARLFDMLIGDWDRHSDQWRWAEHKIGDKVIYKPIPRDRDQAFAKYDGTLLSLLMNIPALRHMRTFKSKIDNVKWINREPYPMDLAFLKTAEEKDWVAQAKFIQENLTDKDIDEAFKSLPKEVQDETIEDIKQKLRSRKKDLQKYASTYFDVLSHTVMIAGTDKKDKFVINHNAKKSIEIQVFRIKKEGDELIYTKTVTDAKTSNLWIYGLDDSDVFQVIGDKKSSIKIRLIGGQNNDTYNIENGKRVIVYDFKSKNNTYNLDSKTRTQLTDDYDVNLYNYEKPKYNVVSGLPNIGYNPDDGVKVGFNLNYTVNNFKQNPYTQRHVLNGFYYFATGGLEFNYVAHFPGLLGKWVIDVESQYTTPNFAMNYFGYGNETKNNDDTFGMDYNRVRIQKFNVSGAVRHVGRYGSEFSVQPMLQQMRVEETDNRLIDTPGIINPIVFDSQVYGGMKVKYAFKNADFAAKPTLGVAFMISATWMANLDNTKQNFPTLESLLGFTHKIDHNGKLVLATLLKGKALLNNNYEFYQGATLGGDKDLRGYRNERFLGSSYFSQSSDLRFTIGKIQRTVAPLTYGILGGFDYGRIWLDGESSRKWHQDYGGGLWLNAINVLTARISYFKSPDEVGRVIFGAAYSF
- a CDS encoding Pycsar system effector family protein, whose product is MNLIEQSEDFVSNLLKDKLSNLYSYHNFNHTLTVVNAVKELCKKEEVKGEDKELLLIAAWFHDTGYIEGYENHEQESVKIASAFLKEKEQSEEFIATVSSLILATVKEYIPKTHLEKIIKDADFAHLMGTEYATTCELLRIELKNTWNLNFTNAEWAKENLNFLMNKHRFYTDYAQKKWQPLKEKNLLMVQKKIEKQEKKEADKIEAENKKKDKIEKPDRGVDTLFRVTLGNHTRLSGIADSKANILLSVNAIIISIALSSIIPKLDSLKNAHLVIPTFIMLISSVTTIIFAILSTRPKVTTGVFTREDIEAKKINLLFFGNFYKMPLAEYDWAMNEMMKDRDYLYSTMIKDLYYLGLVLQRKYTLLRIAYNLFMMGLIITVIAFVIAFKSI